The proteins below are encoded in one region of Maribacter aestuarii:
- a CDS encoding 4Fe-4S binding protein: MNTVDKSMALTGEPPKALNAGQKIAVLIGMTGMGILILNLFNIDLPNTGLWLAISLLAIFVGVIWFSKAAYADKEKGIKNDGIWFKSISSRGVLAWIAGIALTGFYIVLYFYPEYLGLVKDGENTGVIALFDPLSKLLSGNPASQWFVYGTLYTVAILAFGIKFMWKYRHNRYEKIRTASVMFFQTSFAFIIPEIMARLNGDLPYYDLKNMWPLNYYNFERYRINGFIENGNIGLAMLIFGILSIFVISPILTYKYGKRWYCSWVCGCGALAETAGDSFRHLSDKSKFAWKVERWVVHSVVVFVTLMTTAVIYSYLGNDSSKYWLTKSTFLTGVASILTLVFSWVMLFKRQQLQKDAKYGAIGYFVIIAVLIGMHFLSGEGNIFLFKSESLRKSYSFLIGSIFSGVIGTGFYPIFGNRVWCRFGCPMAAILGFQQRLFSKFRITTNGGQCISCGNCSTYCEMGIDVRAYAQKGENIVRSSCVGCGICSAVCPRGVLKLENGPIEGRINPTEVLLGNDVDLMKLVNKK; encoded by the coding sequence ATGAACACAGTAGATAAGAGTATGGCCCTAACGGGAGAACCACCAAAGGCACTTAACGCAGGTCAAAAAATTGCCGTCTTAATCGGCATGACAGGAATGGGAATCCTAATCCTCAACTTGTTTAATATTGATCTTCCAAATACTGGATTATGGCTTGCCATTTCCTTATTGGCAATATTCGTTGGTGTAATCTGGTTTTCAAAAGCGGCCTATGCAGATAAAGAAAAAGGAATCAAAAATGATGGTATTTGGTTTAAATCCATCTCCAGTCGTGGAGTACTCGCATGGATTGCAGGAATAGCGTTAACAGGGTTTTACATTGTGCTTTATTTTTATCCGGAATATTTGGGACTGGTAAAAGATGGTGAGAATACAGGAGTCATAGCCTTATTCGACCCTTTGAGCAAACTATTGAGTGGAAATCCGGCAAGCCAGTGGTTTGTTTATGGTACGCTATATACTGTTGCTATCCTGGCATTCGGAATTAAGTTCATGTGGAAATATCGGCATAACCGCTACGAAAAAATACGTACCGCAAGTGTCATGTTTTTTCAGACTTCTTTTGCGTTTATCATTCCGGAAATCATGGCTAGATTAAACGGTGATCTTCCCTATTATGATTTGAAAAACATGTGGCCGTTGAACTACTATAATTTTGAACGTTACCGCATAAATGGATTTATAGAGAATGGGAATATAGGATTAGCTATGCTTATTTTCGGCATACTTTCCATTTTTGTAATCTCCCCCATACTTACCTATAAATACGGGAAAAGATGGTACTGTTCCTGGGTTTGTGGTTGCGGTGCCTTGGCAGAAACGGCAGGTGATTCTTTTCGTCACCTAAGCGATAAGTCCAAATTTGCATGGAAAGTGGAGCGTTGGGTGGTACATAGCGTGGTCGTATTTGTGACCTTGATGACTACGGCCGTAATCTATTCTTACTTAGGTAACGATTCGAGTAAATATTGGTTGACCAAAAGTACTTTTCTAACCGGAGTAGCATCTATTCTTACCTTGGTTTTTTCTTGGGTAATGTTATTCAAAAGACAGCAACTTCAAAAGGATGCGAAATACGGGGCTATAGGATATTTTGTCATTATTGCCGTTCTGATTGGCATGCACTTTTTAAGCGGAGAAGGAAATATATTTCTTTTTAAGTCGGAAAGTCTCCGTAAATCCTATAGTTTTCTAATCGGGAGTATATTCTCCGGAGTTATCGGAACGGGGTTCTATCCAATATTTGGGAACAGGGTATGGTGTCGGTTTGGGTGTCCGATGGCTGCTATCTTAGGATTTCAACAGCGTTTGTTCTCTAAATTTAGGATTACCACCAATGGAGGTCAATGCATCTCCTGCGGAAACTGTTCCACCTACTGTGAAATGGGGATAGATGTACGCGCCTATGCACAAAAAGGGGAAAATATAGTACGGTCTAGCTGCGTTGGTTGTGGAATTTGTTCAGCTGTTTGTCCAAGGGGCGTACTTAAACTGGAAAACGGGCCAATAGAAGGGCGCATCAACCCTACCGAGGTTTTGTTGGGTAACGATGTGGACCTTATGAAATTGGTAAACAAAAAATAA
- a CDS encoding NAD(P)/FAD-dependent oxidoreductase: MEHIVIIGNGISGVTLARHIRKLSDKKITIISTETDYFFSRTALMYVYMGHMKFEHTQPYENWFWEKNRINLVKAFVEKVDTSKKSLKLASGSSISYDKLVIATGSKPNKFGWPGQDLDGVQGLYSKQDLDSLERNAPNKEICKRAVIVGGGLIGIELAEMLRSREIPVTFLVRETSFWNGVLPSGESAMINEHIQEHHIDLRLDTNLKEIIADENGRAKAVITDKGDTIECNLVGLTAGVTPNIDFLKESGIILGKGVKVNRMLETNIKNVYAIGDCAEQHEAIGNRRPIEAVWYTGRMMGEALAQTLCGNPMEYNPGHWFNSAKFLDIEYQTYGWVFSERNIKDYEQHFHWRHASEKICITISFHKESRLFLGINNFGIRMRHEIFDKWLTEKRDVDHVMEYLRDANFDPEFYGQYEQEIISRYNSEYGKSISPKKRSWKRILQRI; encoded by the coding sequence ATGGAACACATCGTCATCATAGGTAACGGAATTTCTGGAGTAACTCTTGCCCGCCATATCCGAAAACTTTCCGATAAAAAAATCACCATTATTTCCACCGAAACCGACTATTTCTTTTCAAGGACAGCCTTAATGTACGTCTATATGGGGCATATGAAATTTGAGCATACACAACCCTACGAGAATTGGTTTTGGGAAAAAAACAGGATAAATCTTGTAAAAGCATTTGTAGAGAAAGTAGACACCTCCAAAAAGAGTCTTAAGCTCGCCAGTGGCTCGTCCATTAGCTATGATAAATTGGTCATTGCAACGGGTTCCAAACCCAATAAATTTGGTTGGCCGGGCCAAGATTTGGATGGCGTGCAGGGACTATATTCCAAACAGGATTTGGATTCTCTTGAAAGAAATGCGCCTAACAAAGAAATTTGCAAGCGGGCCGTAATCGTGGGTGGAGGTCTTATTGGTATTGAGTTGGCAGAGATGCTGCGCAGTCGGGAAATTCCCGTTACATTCTTGGTACGGGAAACCAGTTTTTGGAACGGGGTACTACCCTCCGGAGAATCGGCCATGATCAACGAACATATACAGGAACACCATATTGATTTACGATTGGACACCAATCTCAAGGAAATTATAGCAGATGAAAACGGAAGGGCCAAAGCGGTAATTACAGACAAAGGTGATACCATTGAATGCAACCTTGTTGGTCTTACCGCAGGTGTTACGCCCAACATCGATTTTCTCAAAGAGTCCGGCATAATACTGGGCAAAGGTGTAAAAGTAAACCGTATGCTAGAAACAAATATCAAGAATGTTTACGCCATAGGTGATTGTGCGGAACAGCATGAAGCCATTGGAAACAGAAGACCTATTGAAGCAGTATGGTATACGGGTAGAATGATGGGCGAGGCTTTGGCACAGACCTTATGTGGAAATCCGATGGAATATAATCCAGGGCACTGGTTCAACTCTGCGAAATTTTTAGATATAGAATACCAAACCTACGGTTGGGTATTTAGCGAGCGTAATATTAAAGACTACGAACAGCATTTTCATTGGCGACATGCTTCAGAAAAAATCTGTATCACCATTTCCTTTCATAAAGAATCCCGTCTCTTTCTGGGCATCAATAATTTTGGTATTCGTATGCGTCATGAAATTTTTGACAAATGGTTGACAGAAAAACGAGATGTAGACCACGTAATGGAATATCTAAGGGACGCCAATTTTGACCCGGAATTCTATGGTCAATATGAGCAGGAAATAATCTCCAGGTACAATTCGGAATATGGGAAATCCATAAGCCCAAAAAAGAGAAGCTGGAAACGTATTCTTCAAAGGATTTAA
- a CDS encoding toxin-antitoxin system YwqK family antitoxin yields the protein MKFVLLFALFLLLGFTVVSEEKTYDKTFYDNGKLKSEGWLRYNVKTDYWKYYHENGKISSQGSYVYGKEDGYWYFYDKNRIRTKEGHYEEGEQINWWLYYDAKGQIKHKCQLDMGIKNGYCLKYEDEKLISAEKYSNGEKIKEWTNFGAFRKENSVSDLK from the coding sequence ATGAAATTTGTATTGCTCTTTGCCCTATTTCTTCTTCTTGGCTTTACGGTGGTGTCCGAAGAAAAAACCTATGATAAAACGTTCTATGATAATGGAAAATTAAAATCCGAAGGTTGGTTACGATATAATGTGAAAACTGACTATTGGAAGTATTATCATGAAAATGGCAAGATTTCAAGTCAAGGTTCATATGTCTACGGAAAAGAAGATGGATATTGGTACTTCTATGACAAAAATCGCATACGAACCAAAGAAGGACACTACGAAGAAGGGGAACAGATAAACTGGTGGTTGTACTATGATGCCAAGGGCCAAATTAAACACAAATGCCAGTTGGATATGGGGATTAAAAACGGATACTGTCTAAAATATGAAGATGAGAAACTAATATCCGCAGAGAAATATAGCAATGGAGAAAAAATTAAGGAATGGACTAATTTTGGTGCCTTCAGAAAGGAAAACAGTGTATCCGATTTAAAGTAA
- a CDS encoding DUF547 domain-containing protein encodes MKKLFALFFIGFISIVEAQHTDSYFAQTNAFLKENVKNGRVDYNSIKANPAPLKDLISQAKKLIVSKADAKTYQAFWINTYNLLVIDGIVENYPLKSPLDVPGFFDKKKHDVGGEQITLNDIENKLLRANFPKEARFHFVLVCAGLGCPPIIAMAYSPERLDAQLEQQTVKALNDPDFIKVNNTKIGVSQIFEWYKGDFEQYGSILDFINKYRKDKLSEDSKISYYPYDWTLNDMKN; translated from the coding sequence ATGAAAAAGTTATTCGCCTTATTTTTTATTGGTTTTATAAGTATAGTGGAGGCACAGCATACGGATTCCTATTTTGCGCAAACAAACGCCTTCCTTAAAGAGAATGTAAAAAACGGTAGAGTAGATTACAATTCGATCAAAGCGAATCCAGCTCCATTAAAAGATTTGATTTCTCAGGCAAAAAAGCTAATTGTTTCCAAAGCAGATGCAAAGACCTATCAAGCATTTTGGATCAATACTTACAACTTATTGGTCATTGATGGAATTGTAGAAAATTATCCATTAAAATCGCCTCTAGACGTTCCCGGTTTTTTTGATAAAAAGAAACATGATGTAGGAGGCGAACAGATAACCTTGAATGATATAGAGAACAAGTTGCTAAGGGCAAATTTTCCCAAAGAGGCCCGCTTTCATTTTGTCTTGGTGTGCGCTGGGCTTGGATGCCCACCCATAATAGCTATGGCCTATAGCCCCGAACGTTTAGATGCTCAATTGGAACAACAGACCGTAAAAGCCCTCAACGATCCGGACTTTATTAAAGTGAACAACACAAAGATAGGTGTATCCCAAATTTTTGAATGGTACAAGGGCGATTTTGAACAGTACGGAAGTATCTTAGATTTCATCAATAAATACAGGAAAGACAAACTATCGGAAGATAGTAAAATCTCATATTACCCTTATGATTGGACGTTGAATGATATGAAGAATTAA